The nucleotide window GAAAATATTATCTCTTCTTTAAATCATAAATTAGATTGGGATATTGAAATTGGTGAGCATATAAAACATTTACACGGATTAAAACTTGAAATTGATTTATTTCAGAGTGAATTAAAAAATGCTTTTCTTCAAGATGATATTCTTGATTTTTCTTATAATTCAAAAATAGGGAAAAAAGCTTTAGAATTTGATTTAGATAAAAATGATTATATAGATGCTATTGAAGATAATCAATTTATAGTAGAAGAATGGAAAAAATATTTTCAAAATTAAACTAAAGTTTGATTCCCAATTGCGGGATCGAACCGCAGTCCTGAAATACAAATAAAAGACTTTTAAAATACAAATATATTACGATATAATGAAACATCCTATTACATGGATTCAATTTAAAAAATAGTCTTTTTTTACTCAGGTTACTAATAGGTTACTAAAGCTTTTAAAAAACAAACCTTAAAGTGGCTCAAATAACGATTATGTAGAGATATACAAAAAAATAGCTTCAAATCCCGCACATCTCCACCAACACTAAACACCCTAAATTAGGGGCTTCATTTTTAAATTAATTCGTTAAGTATCTCACTAATGTATCACACTAATTTTTTAATGTAGTATACTAATAAAAACGTTAAATTATGTAAACAAAAAAGACAACATTAAAATAGTTAAAAATTGATAAAAAATCTTATTTTAATAAAATTATTAAATAAACGGTATAACTGGTAGGATTTTATGGGAATCGAACTCATAACCTTTATATACCATTTTATCTATATTTTCAAATTATTTAACAAAAAAAGAAAGATAATAAATGGTATTTAAGGGCACTAAATTGTTAAATTATTGCCATTTGGAAGTATATTATTATTTATAATATGGTTATGTAATTCTGTAAAATTAAAAGCTCTCAGATTATTATGTTGAGACAAAGAATTTATGATATCTGGAATTGTTTGAAAATAAGAACCTATCACTCTATTAACTTCTCTTATTGATGCATCGTTAGTTATCGCATTTGCTGTTCTAACAAAATTCAATATCTTATAAAAATATCCGAAAGGGTTAACATCATTATGAGCTATAAATAAATTTATAGCATTTTCTAATTGTTTATTTATTATTGGTCTTTGGTTATTCACATTATTATTTTGTTGATTATTATTCACATTATTATTTTGTTGATTATTATTCATCAAAATATTAAATATAGGCAAGGCATTTTGGTTAGTTAATTGTAAAAACTCATTAGCACAATGAATACCAACATTAAAATATCCATTATCATTAGGATTTAATTTATTTTTATATGAAAAGACATAATATGAATCAGTTAAAGCCGGTCCACAGCAATTCTGTTTTGTTTGATTTGATAGTAATTGTATATGAGAGATAGGAATCAAATCATATTCATTTACAATATTTTGTCTATTATTTATACTCGAACGGTTACTACAATCTTCTATTGGCATAAAATATTCCTTTTATTAATTTTATTTGACAATTTCAATTTTACTTTCTACATCAGCTTTTAATCTTAAAATATCTCCAACAATCAAATAAGTATATATTACATATCTATCCGCTTCATCTTGCGTAGATATAACTTTATGAGAACCTTTTTGAACAGCATTAAAAAGACTATCTAATCTTTCTCCTATATATTTAAGATTTGAACCTACAATTTCTTCAAATCTACTTGAATCTGAATGTTCTTCTATATAAGCAATCAACCTATTTATATATTGTTCTACACCTAAACTAATTTTTTTACCATTAGGTAATTCTTTTGGTTCTCTGGCAGGATAAATTTTATCTGCTAAATCTTGTAGAATTCTTCTACAACTGTGAACAGCATTTGACCAATCTTCATCATTTTCAGATAATAAATTTGAATAAACTGATGTAAATTTTTTAATAGTTTCAGGAAGGATATCCATCATTGCTGAATCAACTTTTAATTGTGTTCTTGTAAAAATATCACTATTAAAATTTGAATATTTTAATTCATAATTTTTTTCTAAAACATAATCATAAATATAAGATTTACGAGAAGCAATAATTTCTGAATTATTACTAATTATATCTCTTAAAGATTTTCTTTCTAAACCATTACCAATAGGAGCATAAACATTTTGATAAGGATTAGAAGATGATACAGATACATCAGCATCTTTTGAAACATATATACTTTCTTTCGCACTTAATAATTCATTCTCATACTGTTCTATTGATTTTCTATGAGCATATTCTTTTAATTCATTATCTTTTTCTTTTTTAAAATAGGTTCTGTTAGATTTTTGTAATAAACTAAATATATCAGGATTTATTCCATTTGGTGTACTTGGATATCCACTCGCTTCATATTGAAATATTTTTTGTTTTTCAAAATCATCTAATAACCTTGCTAATCTTGATGTTTTTAAAGCAATATTTGAAAGTGAAATTTCATTTAATTCTATATTAGATAAGATTTCTTCACTTAATTGTAATGCTTGGTCTAATACATTATTTTTCATTATATCTCCATATAAAATAATATTTTTATTATATTATTATTTCCTGATACTTTTTATTAAATAAGATAAAAGGCAACAGAAAAACGGCAGAGCCATTTTTCTTTATGCCAACTATTTGTTAATCCAAGACCTAAAATATTTAATCATTGAATTTTGAATATCTTGACTTAAATAAGGAGTTTGAAGTAATATCTTTTCACTTGTTAAACCGTCCTTGAATATAATTCTACCTTTTGGAAAATCTTGGACTCTTGTTCTTGTTATTTCTTCTATTTCCTCTTGTAATCCTATTGAATTGTTAATATTAAATTGACTGGAAGTTCTTAATAAAAAAGAGCCTTGAAGATTTGTTAATACATTCGTTGGAATATTTGTTGAATCTATCTTTTGGCTAAAAATCAATAATAAAACTTTTGAAGCTCTACCTTTTTGACCTATTTCTATTAAATTGTTAAAAATCTGTTCTTTTAATTTCTTATCATAATGTGTTGCTATTGTTCCAATTTCGTCTATTAAGCAAATTCTATATTTTCCTTGATAAATTAAATCGCCTTTTTCTTTCATTTGGGCAAATCTATTATTCATTTCATTTTTAAGTTCTTCAAGGAGTTTATCAACTTGTTCAAGGTTATCTGTAAAACTGGTATTATTTAGCTTATAACGGCTTAATTCTACACCTTTAAGGTCTATAAAATCTAATTTATCTATATAATTAAAATTATGAAGTAATGAGAAGATTATCATATTTAAAAAATTAGATTTTCCTGCTCCACTTTCTCCAACAGTAATACAAGAAGTTAAATTTTCAAGAGGTAAAAAATAAGCACCATTTTTTGAATGCCCAAGATATATTTTTTTATCTTTTAATAGTTCTATATGCCAATTAAATTTTAAAGGTAATTTATAAAGCCTTATAGCTATCTCCTTTTTATTATGGGCTTTAATTTCAAACTCTACTTCATTTTTATCTTCATATCCTAATAAATGGATAATTTTGTCTTTTGAGTCAATATACATCTTTTTATCTATTGCTAAACGATTTTTAAAAAAGTAGGTATTAGTTTTTTTATCATATTTTTTAAATTTATCTAAAAATATTTTGCTCTCTTTTTGTTCGTCTGCTACTCTGTTATAAAGGGATAAAGAATAAGGAAGTAATATAAATCTATGATATTTTAAAAAGTATATTGTTCTCTCTATTAGAATAATTGAAGCACCAATAATAAAATAGTATTGGTATTTTTCTATAAGTTCAGCATTAAGCACTGCTCCATTTTCAATAATATAAATTATTGAAAATAGACCCCAAATTAAAACAGCCAGATATTTAATTAAATCTTGGCTAAATAACTTGAATAAGTGAAACATTTCATTTTAACTCTTTATGAAATTTAATAGTATTTATTTGAGAATAGTATAAATTTCCATTTACTGAACTTATTGAAACAGGAATTGATACAACTGCATCTTTTTCAAGTTTTAAAATATCTTCTTCTTTTAGAATTTTAACTTTTATTATTTCCATTCCTTTACTTTCACTTTCCATTAAAAATTGTGCGTATATAGTTTTTTTATTTTCATAAGATTTTTCTAAAATTGATATAATTTTTCCATTGATTGATATATTCGTCATAATTTGTTTTCTCCTTTTTAATTTTGTAATTTGATAAATTTTTGTTTAGTATAAATTTCTTCATTTTTATAGCTAATCCTTAAAGTTTTAATTTTGTAATACTTATCTTTTTTTTCACTTATAAGTTTTACTTTAAACATAGAACTTTTTTCTCCTACCCTTGTAATTTTTCTATCATTTCCCTTTTGAATAGTTTTTTCAATAGAAAAATTATCTTGAAAGAAAAGATATATTGGAAGCCCTAATTTTTGGACTTCTAAATCTATTTTTTCTTTCATTGAAACAATATTATCATCACTTTTAAAATTAATCTTATTTTTTTCAATAAATGAAACGGATGTATAAATTTTTTTATACACCATAACATTCAAAGGTAATAATGAAGAAGTTAAAACTCTTATTTTATGAAATCTTTTCCAACCGTCTAAAACTCTTGCTTTAAAAATATCACTTCCATTATTTAGGTCTTTAATAATATATTTTAATAGGTATTTTGAAGCGTAATTAACATTATCTTTAAAAGCTACTTCTTCTAAATCAGTTCTATCTAATTTAAAATGTTCAACTACTCTTTTATAAGTTCCTTTTATATGGTCTAATTTTTCATAAGGGAAATATAACACTAAATGTAAATGGGGAATCATTGTTGAATGATTTTCAATAGCCTTGATATAATATAATTCTGCTCCAACATAATTTTTAATTCTTTTATAAAATGTTTGATAAATGTTATTAAGTTCTTTATATCCACAAGAAACAGATTCTTTTAAACTACTAAATATAAAATCTTTGTTATCTTCAACATATAATCTACCTTTTGGAGTTGCCACACTTCTAAACGGATGGTATTGGCTTGGTAATGTTAAAGTTATGAAAACACTACAATATTCTTTTCTTCTTGCTAATTCTTGGATTGTTAAGGCTCTTTGTTCTGTAATCCTGGAATATTCCTTATATTTCTTTTCAAAATCATAATTTATTGATAAAGTTTCTTTTTTTGATAAATTTATAAATTTATGATGTTCCAAATAAGATTTTTGTTTTTGTTCTTTTTCTATTGAATGTTGATAATAGAGTTTTATATTTTCTTGAAGTTCTGCGTAGAGTTTTGAATGTTTTTGTAGTTTTTTTGAATAGTATCCTTTCATATTTTTCTCCCTTGGTCTTTACAACATATAAAACCTTGGAGAAAAAATCGGACGTTTTTATTTTAAGTTTTTAAAATTATATTAATTTTATTTATTTCTTTATATTCAACTTTTTCCAAAATTTCATATAAGAAATCAGGCTCAAAATACCTATTCCCGTATCTATTAAATAATTCTGAATCAGTAGCTCCACTATGCCCCATTAAACTTTCCCCTCTCTTATCTTTTAAAGATTCTGGAATATGTTTAATTTTATTAGCAAAACTATGCCGTAATGAATAAAATGATTTTCTATCTATATCTTTAAAATTAAGTTTTTTAAGTTTTGTATTAAATGTATCTTCACAACGCCTAACAGTATTTTTTATATTTTGCTTAATATCTAAATTTTCTTCTTCATTAACAAATATAAAATTATGCTTATCTTCTTTTCTTTGATTTACAAACTCTAAAAATTTTAAATTCTTTATAAATACATCCGTAAGGGGAAGTTTTCTTTTAGTATTTTTAGTCTTCTCTTTTTTTACTTCATTTAGATTTATATCTTCACTTGTATTCTCCGTTGAAACACTTAAATAATAAATTGTATTTCCCTTTTTATCTGTTGTATGTTGTAAATCATTTACCATCAATTGACCAGCTTCGATAGGTCTAATACCTAAAAACATTGTTAAAAAAATTCCATAAACTTTAAGAGGGTCATTTTTTAATGTAAAAAGAAGTTTATTATTCAAATAATCAAATTCATTAAAAATGATTTGTATTTCTTCATCCGATAAAGGTAATCTTTCAAGACTTGAATCACTTTTGATTCTATATCGTTGTAGCACTATTCCATCCAAAGGCGATTCAAATTTATATTTGGCTGAACAAAACTCTATAAAATTTGTTATTTGTTCAAAATGTTTATTTTGTGTTCCAAGTCCAATTACTTTATGGTCTTTATGTTCTAATCTAAAAACATTATTAGCTCTATCTTTTAGTATATTTTCCATAAATTCAACTTGCTTATGAATATCTAAATCTCGTGTAAGTTTCTTTTTATTCCTATTAGCAGGTAGAAAAGAAATTAAATGTTCAAGTTTTTCCAAATCTTTTGTTGTTAATTGGCTCAATTTTTTATTAGGGAATGCCTCATTAATAAGATAATAGCTTGGCACATAATCTTTTTTTGTATCTTCTATTATTTTTTGTTTTTTGATTAAATGATTTACATACATATCAACCATTATTTCAAAACTATCTTCTTTAATTTTCTTTTTCTTTGGCTCTACAAACTACTTGATTTTTATTTTTCTTATGTTTATCAATTGATTCTTCAACACTATATCCCTCAAATTTTGATAAATCAGCTTTTAAAACTTCTCCATAGTATTTAAACAATTTCCAATAAAACTCTTTTATTTCTCTTAATTCATTTAGTTCATTTTCATTTATTTTTGAAATAGGTATAACTTGATTTTCAACATAATCTTTGATTTCTTGAAAATCTCTTTTTTTATCTAATTTATTATGTTTTTTTAAATGATATAAAACAGCTTTTTTTGTGCTACCTTCATAAATTTCATTATCAATTTCAACACTATTTTTATGATGTCTTAATTCTTCCAATTCACTATATTCTTCAATAGAGTCTTGAAGATAATTAAATAAAATTTCGTCCATTTTTGAAGAAGTCATTACTATCCCCATTTTAAAGTATTCATTAGCCCAATAATTCAATAAACTTGCTAATTGTTTGGCAGTAGTATAACATTTCGTTTGTAATGATTTTCTAATAATCTGATTTTTATTTGTTGATAGTTCTTTGTTTACTTTTTTATGAAAATAGTAAACTCCGTTTCGTCTTTGTAGATAGTTCAATTTTAGCCCTTTGGTAGCACACAAAAGTAGCACACCAAACGAAAATCAAAAATTCAAACCCTTATTTATGGTATTTAGGAGATTTTTTCCGTTCGGGAAACACATCTCCACTAACAATGAAATACAGATAAAATCTCACTTATAAATGATGCTTCAAAGATATAAATCCAAAAAAAGAACTTTTATGGCATATAGATAAAGAAAGTCAGTATGCTTCTTATGAATATGAAGAATTACTAAAAAGACATGGAATAATTCAAGGTATCAGTCGAAAAGAAAATTGTAATGATCTTGTACTTTCACTCTCTTCGAGAATGCAGTTACAGAAAGTTTTTTCCATACATTAACTAAATTGATATATCATGAGATTTATCATATAAAAGAATAAGCAAAAAGATCTATATTTGAATATATAGAAGTATTTTATACTAGAGAAAGAAGTCATAATGCAAATAATAATTTATCACCTGTCGAGTTTGAAGAAAAACAAAAATTGATACAAAAGGAAGGTAGAAATTTCATTGTCAATCTGATAAAATAATATCAAGAATTGACACAGATTTTCTAACACTCTCTAAGCATCCCATCATTAGTAGAAATATATTTCTTTTCATCTGTTATCCTATTCTTTTACTTTCTCTACCCATTTTAAATCTTTACTCCATTTTACTTTTTCTACATAATCTTTTTGTTCTGCTGTTAAATCTCCTGGGTAATCATTAAAATGACAGAAAAAAGTTCTTTTACAAACTTTTTCTAGATAATCAAACATATCTTTATTTATCTCTATACCTACTATTTCTATCCAATTTAATGGCTCTGACACTCTTACATCCATTGAGTATCTATTTTTAGGAACTTTTTTATTATCTTCTATAATATATGACTCTTCATTTATTGCATAATATATATTCTTATCTCCATTTGGCAAATCATAACAAATTGGATCTCCCCATTTATGACATTCATGTGTTCTTAATTTCTCAAGAGTTCTTTTATATTCATTTGGTACTGCTTCTATACTCAAATCATTTACTCCTCCGATATAAAAAGACAAATTCCATCTATAATACATATCACTTTTAGCTGGATATATTACTTCATGATTCTCTGGCATTCTTGCGTAGTAGTATTTATATGTTGTTTGAGGATTAAAGGTTTCTGTAATATTTCTTCTACAAGTATCGTATTTAGAATATTTTTCATTATGAATCTTTCTTTCTTTCTTCCACTGTTCTACACTTATATCTCTACTAGATGGACTAAAAGTAGAAGGTACCCATTCCCCACACTCTTTATAATCTGGATCCATCCCCAAGGGATTCCTCCCTATTTTCCAGTAAGCAGTAAATGGTATATCTGCAGGAACTTTTTGTACATCTTTATTACGCTCTTTATCTATTAGATCAAGACTAAAACTAATTCTTTCTGTATCTCTTATCATATAACCACCATTATTTTTATCATATCTTAATGGTTCAAAGTAAGTTGTTGTTGTATAGGTTCCTTTATTTGATTCAAATGGCGAGCATCCTATTATTAAACTTTGAATTATTACAAGTAGAAATATATTTCTTTTCATCTGTTATCCTATTCTTTTACTTTCTCTACCCATTTTAAATCTGTACTCCATTTTACTTTTTCTACATAATCTTTTTGTTCTGCTGTTAAATTTCCTGGGTAATCACTAAAATGACAAACTTGTGAGTCTTCACAAACTTTTTCTAGATAATCAAACATATCTTTATTTATCTCTATACCTACTATTTCTATCCAATTTAATGGCTCTGACACTCTTACATCCATTGAGTATCTATTTTTAGGAACTTTTTTATTATCTTCTATAATATATGATTCTTCATTTATTGCATAATATATATTCTTATCTCCATTTGGCAAATCATAACAAATTGGATCTCCCCATTTATGACATTCATGTGTTCTTAATTTCTCAAGAGTTCTTTTATATTCATTTGGTACTGCTTCTATACTCAAATCATTTACTCCTCCGATATAAAAAGACAAATTCCATCTATAATACATATCACTTTTAGCTGGATATATTACTTCATGATTCTCTGGCATTTTTGCGTAGTAGTATTTATATGTTGTTTGAGAATTGAAGTTATTGTATATTTTATCGCTACAAGTATCGTATTTAGAATATTTTTCATTATGAATCTTTCTTTCTTTCTTCCACTGTTCTACACTTATATCTCTACTAGATGGAGTAAAAATACTAGATACCCACTCCCCACACTCTTTATAATCTG belongs to Arcobacter defluvii and includes:
- a CDS encoding tyrosine-type recombinase/integrase, producing the protein MVDMYVNHLIKKQKIIEDTKKDYVPSYYLINEAFPNKKLSQLTTKDLEKLEHLISFLPANRNKKKLTRDLDIHKQVEFMENILKDRANNVFRLEHKDHKVIGLGTQNKHFEQITNFIEFCSAKYKFESPLDGIVLQRYRIKSDSSLERLPLSDEEIQIIFNEFDYLNNKLLFTLKNDPLKVYGIFLTMFLGIRPIEAGQLMVNDLQHTTDKKGNTIYYLSVSTENTSEDINLNEVKKEKTKNTKRKLPLTDVFIKNLKFLEFVNQRKEDKHNFIFVNEEENLDIKQNIKNTVRRCEDTFNTKLKKLNFKDIDRKSFYSLRHSFANKIKHIPESLKDKRGESLMGHSGATDSELFNRYGNRYFEPDFLYEILEKVEYKEINKINIILKT
- a CDS encoding DUF6538 domain-containing protein, with protein sequence MNYLQRRNGVYYFHKKVNKELSTNKNQIIRKSLQTKCYTTAKQLASLLNYWANEYFKMGIVMTSSKMDEILFNYLQDSIEEYSELEELRHHKNSVEIDNEIYEGSTKKAVLYHLKKHNKLDKKRDFQEIKDYVENQVIPISKINENELNELREIKEFYWKLFKYYGEVLKADLSKFEGYSVEESIDKHKKNKNQVVCRAKEKEN
- a CDS encoding FtsK/SpoIIIE domain-containing protein, whose product is MFHLFKLFSQDLIKYLAVLIWGLFSIIYIIENGAVLNAELIEKYQYYFIIGASIILIERTIYFLKYHRFILLPYSLSLYNRVADEQKESKIFLDKFKKYDKKTNTYFFKNRLAIDKKMYIDSKDKIIHLLGYEDKNEVEFEIKAHNKKEIAIRLYKLPLKFNWHIELLKDKKIYLGHSKNGAYFLPLENLTSCITVGESGAGKSNFLNMIIFSLLHNFNYIDKLDFIDLKGVELSRYKLNNTSFTDNLEQVDKLLEELKNEMNNRFAQMKEKGDLIYQGKYRICLIDEIGTIATHYDKKLKEQIFNNLIEIGQKGRASKVLLLIFSQKIDSTNIPTNVLTNLQGSFLLRTSSQFNINNSIGLQEEIEEITRTRVQDFPKGRIIFKDGLTSEKILLQTPYLSQDIQNSMIKYFRSWINK